A single window of Gadus morhua chromosome 22, gadMor3.0, whole genome shotgun sequence DNA harbors:
- the LOC115536080 gene encoding immunoglobulin superfamily DCC subclass member 3, with translation SPSGGGSATELSFLREPSDVNAVRDKMLLLDCQVQGEGPIVITWRRNGAPVEASQRVQVLANGTLLIQSFQKRRERSDGDVGEYDCAARNRYGMLVSRKARVQLASLPKFHTHPESMAVDEGGVARFQCQIQSIPEANITWERNHVQLSTSEKRYTLLPMGILQVTGVTTEDAGVYRCVASNIANTRFSHEAVLNVTGGASRIYREPFILSGPQNLTITVHQTAILECIATGNPRPIVSWSRLDGRSIGVEGIQVLGTGNLMISDVSLQHSGVYVCAANRPGTRMRRTALGRLVVQAPPEFLQWPQSISKPVGGSAVFTCVAQGVPEPHIIWLKNGKVLFAGDNLKLTNNNSTLAVTRITFEDEAIYQCIAENSAGTNQASARLAVARVQDLPVSPQGLRASAVSNVALHITWSQPTAEVTDTIIGYVLQIRKMGETESQELQEAISKTIYQHDFTKLEPSTTYSISLKSYSPLGESQHSGAVVATTLGGVPTPPNFFTKVVNSSAVQVHWELPSRAGQAEGFRLSYRRIPHEGFGGPIQLPFHINTHTISFLEAGSVYEVRLVAYNGNGESASSNRLVSLAEESVHSTGGELACQCRDGEGTMSGVIVGIHIAVACIIFCVLFLMFGYRRSLFCRKETHEGWSVPREHNGHNVTPKDGTSQLRSGQGSKVGGTTSQCPVNIEQDPSCVPGLDTA, from the exons tctccctcaggtgGAGGCAGCGCCACGGAGCTCTCCTTCCTGCGGGAGCCCAGCGACGTCAACGCGGTCAGAGACAAGATGCTCCTGCTGGACTGCCAGGTCCAGGGCGAGGGCCCCATCGTGATCACGTGGCGGCGGAACGGGGCCCCGGTAGAAGCCAGCCAGCGGGTTCAAGTCCTGGCCAACGGAACGCTGCTCATCCAGAGCTTCCAGAAGAGACGGGAGCGGAGCGACGGGGATGTGGGCGAGTACGACTGCGCAGCCCGGAACCGCTACGGCATGCTGGTCAGCCGCAAGGCCCGGGTCCAGCTGGCCT CCCTTCCCAAGTTCCACACCCATCCCGAGTCCATGGCAGTGGACGAGGGGGGGGTCGCCCGGTTCCAGTGTCAGATCCAGAGTATCCCAGAGGCCAACATCACCTGGGAGAGGAACCATGTTCAGCTCAGCACTTCAGAGAAAAG GTACACTCTGCTGCCGATGGGGATTCTGCAGGTGACCGGGGTGACCACGGAGGACGCGGGTGTCTATCGCTGTGTGGCCTCCAACATCGCCAACACGCGCTTCAGCCACGAGGCTGTGCTCAATGTTACAG gTGGTGCATCCAGGATTTACAGGGAACCATTCATCTTGTCTGGACCTCAGAATCTCACCATCACCGTCCACCAGACCGCTATCCTGGAGTGCATTGCTACTGGCAATCCCAGACCCATCGTCTCCTGGAGCAGGCTAG acgGGCGCTCCATCGGCGTGGAGGGCATCCAGGTGCTGGGGACGGGGAACCTGATGATCTCAGACGTGTCCCTGCAGCACTCcggggtgtacgtgtgtgccgCCAACCGGCCCGGCACCCGCATGAGGAGGACGGCGCTCGGCAGGCTGGTGGTGCAAG ccccccctgagTTCCTGCAGTGGCCGCAGTCCATTTCCAAGCCAGTAGGGGGCAGTGCTGTGTTCACCTGCGTGGCTCAAGGCGTCCCAGAACCCCACATCATATGGCTGAAGAATGGCAAGGTGCTCTTCGCTGGAGATAATCTCAAactcaccaacaacaacag caccctggCTGTGACTCGCATCACGTTCGAGGACGAGGCCATCTATCAGTGCATCGCAGAGAACAGTGCGGGCACCAACCAGGCCAGTGCGCGGCTGGCTGTGGCCCGCGTGCAGgacctccctgtctccccccaggGTCTCCGGGCGAGTGCCGTGTCCAACGTGGCTCTTCACATCACCTGGAGCCAGCCCACAGCAGAAGTCACCGACACCATCATTGGCTATGTGCTGCAGATTCGTAAGATGGGCG AGACGGAGAGTCAGGAGCTACAGGAAGCCATCAGCAAGACCATCTACCAACACGACTTCACCAAGCTAGAGCCTTCCACCACCTACTCCATCTCCCTGAAGTCCTACTCCCCTCTGGGGGAGAGCCAGCACTCTGGAGCAGTGGTGGCCACCACACTAGGGGGCG TGCCCACCCCACCCAACTTCTTCACCAAGGTGGTCAACTCCAGTGCCGTTCAGGTCCACTGGGAGCTTCCCAGTAGGGCCGGTCAGGCAGAGGGCTTCCGGCTTTCCTACCGCAGGATTCCACATGAAGGTTTTGGGGGGCCAATCCAGCTGCCGTTCCACATCAATACCCACACCATCTCATTCCTCG AGGCGGGGTCCGTGTACGAGGTGAGACTCGTGGCTTACAACGGCAACGGGGAGAGCGCCTCCTCCAACAGGCTCGTGTCGCTGGCAGAAGAGAGCGTGCATAGCACTG GAGGGGAGCTGGCCTGTCAGTGCAGGGATGGCGAGGGGACCATGAGCGGCGTCATCGTGGGCATCCACATCGCCGTGGCCTGCATCATCTTCTGTGTCCTCTTCCTCATGTTTGGATACCGGCGAAG CCTGTTCTGCAGAAAAGAGACCCATGAAGGCTGGTCCGTCCCAAGGGAGCATAATGGTCATAATGTAACCCCCAAAGATGGCACATCTCAACTGAGAAGTGGACAAGGTTCTAAG GTAGGAGGAACGACAAGCCAATGTCCGGTCAATATTGAGCAAGACCCATCCTGTGTGCCTGGTTTGGACACTGCTTAA
- the gatad2b gene encoding transcriptional repressor p66-beta produces the protein MERMSEEALRLNLLKRGLETSAEREEALAKRLKMEGHEAMERLKMLALLKRKDLADLAALEGAAAAAAAAAGSLGDGKGPGISSQHHHHQHHHQQQQQQQHQSIMGASAAYEEKLNGSLRAGGHGELSKNGKENMMDEPVDMSASRRCETACERRSLSPDVIVLSDNEATSPRSSPRPEERLHQANREIFRGKTGVERQQMIKVLREELRLEEARLVLLKKLRQSQMQKENVVQKVPVVQNASSLQPTPIHSSQGMGKLPVRPGLNAADPQNLRNVQGHSVIRSAANASNMPQMVMSQRVLAPNPTQLQGQRLMGKPGMVRTSSGIMNNSVSYQQATSQQVAASQRTGSNAMYMNLAQMQAAAAAAAGASSAGGGGLGGGLGGGGAAISPSSMPSAAGSGVNSIADQASSQAAAKLALRKQLEKTLLEIPPPKPPAPLLHFLPSAANSEFIYMVGLEEVVQSVIDSQGKLRGTLSRMEPFYCAQCRTDFTPHWKQEKSGRILCEQCMTSNQKKALKAEHTNRLKNAFVKALQQEQEIEQRLQQQAALSPSTAQNTGQNASKPESMIRHHALRQAPQPQAQMQRGMSSSARGVLSNFAQASQLSVATSLMGMTGAKRCTSGGGGGGNGGPGGSSGGGGGSSNRLQHDSRRQIYNIPGLNIAYLNPAAVGSHKSPSLADRQREYLLDMIPPRSISQSISGQK, from the exons ATGGAGCGGATGTCCGAAGAGGCCCTGCGCCTGAACCTGCTGAAGCGCGGCCTGGAGACGTCTGCTGAGCGCGAGGAGGCCCTGGCCAAGCGCCTCAAGATGGAGGGCCACGAGGCCATGGAGCGCCTCAAGATGCTCGCCCTGCTCAAGCGCAAGGACCTGGCCGACCTGGCGGCCCtggagggggcggcggcggcggcggcggcggcggccgggtCCCTGGGGGACGGGAAGGGGCCTGGGATCAGCagccagcaccatcaccaccaacaccaccaccagcagcagcagcagcagcagcaccagagcATCATGGGCGCCAGCGCGGCCTACGAGGAGAAGCTGAACGGCAGCCTGCGAGCGGGCGGCCACGGGGAGCTCAGCAAGAACGGGAAGGAGAACATGATGGACGAACCGGTGGACATGAGCGCCAGTCGGAGATG CGAGACGGCCTGCGAGaggcgctctctctccccggaCGTGATCGTCCTGTCTGACAACGAGGCCACCAGTCCCAGGAGCAGCCCCCGCCCCGAGGAGAGACTGCACCAGGCCAACAGGGAGATCTTCAGG gggaAGACGGGCGTGGAGAGGCAGCAGATGATCAAGGTGCTGCGGGAGGAGCTGCGTCTGGAGGAGGCGCGCCTGGTGCTGCTGAAGAAGCTGCGTCAGAGCCAGATGCAGAAGGAGAACGTGGTTCAAAAG GTCCCGGTGGTGCAGAATGCCTCGTCTCTGCAGCCAACACCCATTCACAGTTCTCAGGGGATGGGGAAGCTGCCTGTTCGACCCGGCCTCAATGCCGCAGATCCCCAGAATCTACGcaatgtgcag GGTCACTCAGTCATCAGGTCAGCAGCCAACGCCAGCAACATGCCCCAGATGGTGATGTCCCAGAGGGTTCTGGCGCCCAACCCCACCCAGCTGCAGGGCCAGCGGCTGATGGGGAAGCCGGGGATGGTCCGCACCAGCTCCGGCATCATGAACAACTCTGTGAGCTACCAGCAG GCTACCAGTCAGCAGGTGGCCGCCTCCCAGCGCACCGGCTCCAACGCCATGTACATGAACCTGGCCCAGAtgcaggccgccgccgccgccgccgccggggccagcagcgccggcggcggcggcctcggAGGGGGCctcggagggggcggggccgccaTCAGCCCCTCGTCGATGCCCAGCGCGGCAGGGAGCGGGGTGAACTCCATCGCCGACCAGGCCAGCAGCCAGGCGGCCGCCAAGCTGGCCCTGCGCAAGCAGCTGGAGAAGACGCTGCTGGAGATCCCCCCGCCCAAACCCCCGGCGCCGCTGCTCCACTTCCTGCCGTCGGCCGCCAACAGCGAGTTCATCTACAtggtggggctggaggaggtggtgcagagCGTCATCGACAGCCAGG GGAAGCTGCGGGGGACGCTGTCCCGCATGGAGCCCTTCTACTGCGCCCAGTGCAGGACCGACTTCACCCCCCACTGGAAGCAGGAGAAGAGCGGGCGGATCCTCTGCGAGCAGTGCATGACCTCCAACCAGAAGAAGGCCCTGAAGGCGGAGCACACCAACCGCCTGAAGAACGCCTTCGTCAAGGCCCTGCAGCAGGAGCAG GAGATCGAGCAGAGGCTGCAGCAGCAGGCCGCCCTGTCCCCCAGCACAGCCCAGAACACGGGGCAGAACGCCAGCAAGCCAGAGTCCATGATACGACATCATGCTCTCCGTCAG GCACCCCAGCCCCAGGCCCAGATGCAGCGGGGGATGTCCAGCTCGGCGCGCGGCGTCCTGTCCAACTTCGCCCAGGCCTCCCAGCTGTCGGTGGCCACCAGCCTGATGGGCATGACGGGTGCCAAGCGCTGCACcagcgggggcggcggcggcggcaacgGCGGGCCCGggggcagcagcggcggcggcggcggcagcagcaaccGGCTGCAGCACGACAGCCGACGCCAGATCTACAACATCCCTG GGTTAAACATTGCCTACCTGAACCCAGCCGCTGTTGGAAGCCACAAGAGTCCCAGCTTAGCCGACCGGCAAAGGGAGTACCTTTTGGACATGATCCCACCTCGCTCCATCTCACAGTCCATCTCTGGACAGAAGTAG